One Coccinella septempunctata chromosome 8, icCocSept1.1, whole genome shotgun sequence genomic window carries:
- the LOC123318773 gene encoding putative glutathione-specific gamma-glutamylcyclotransferase 2, translated as MWVFGYGSLVWKVDFPFERKEIGYIKGYERRFYQHSTDHRGTVNNPGRVVTLIPSDNPESKVFGVAYKIKEEDIDYVVNHLDYREKGGYERVSVLFYPRNNESFPFSIIIYLANHENPHFAGYADIKDIAKQVVKCSGPSGANIDYVLNLANSMRKIAPEEEDSHLFDLEKAVLALANS; from the coding sequence ATGTGGGTATTTGGATATGGTTCTTTAGTCTGGAAAGTGGATTTTCCTTTCGAGCGGAAAGAAATTGGTTACATAAAGGGCTATGAAAGAAGATTTTATCAGCATAGTACAGATCATCGTGGAACAGTAAATAACCCGGGTAGGGTGGTTACTTTAATTCCTAGTGATAATCCGGAGTCTAAAGTATTTGGTGTAGCATATAAGATCAAAGAGGAGGATATTGATTATGTAGTCAATCATTTGGACTACAGAGAAAAAGGTGGATACGAAAGGGTTTCAGTTTTATTCTATCCAAGGAATAACGAAAGTTTTCCATTcagtataataatatatttagcCAATCATGAAAATCCTCATTTTGCTGGATATGCTGATATCAAAGACATAGCGAAACAAGTAGTTAAGTGCTCTGGTCCAAGCGGAGCAAATATTGACTATGTTTTGAACTTAGCGAATTCCATGAGGAAAATAGCACCTGAAGAGGAGGACTCACATTTATTTGATCTTGAGAAAGCTGTATTGGCACTTGCAAACAGTTGA